The genomic DNA TACCGAAGTTCTTTTTGATGACGGGAGGCAGAAATTCCTCGTAGTTTCTGGGACCGATATCCGAAATACGGTCCGACATCGGCTTATCAGGATTGTATCCGGAAGATACGAATGCCATTTTTTCTCCCCCCTCTTATCTCTGGTGATGTTTGCGGAATTCTTCGACGTCGCGATCCCAACCACCGGGCACTTCATCTTCCTTCCAGAAGATGTAGGGGTTGGTGCGGGGCTCCTGAACGTGGCGAGCATCGGCTTCCATGCCGCAAGCGTCGAGCATTTTCTGGAAGCCGAGGCGCTTCATGGTTTCACCGAGGCGCTCACGGTTCTTGCCTTCTTCCATCCACCAATCCCAAATGTTTTCAACGACTTCTTTGATTTCGTCGAAGGGTTCTTCAGCAGGGATGAAGGGGACGAGCAACGAGGACAGCTGGGCGCCGTCGAGGATGGGAGCTTTCGCGCCAACAAGGATAGAGGCGCCTTTTTCCTTACCAGGACGCAGAGCGCGAGGCATAACGTTGATGCAGTGCATGCAGCGGTAGCATTCTTTGTTATCGATGGTCAGTTTGCCACCTTCGTAGCTCATGCAGCCCGTGGGGCAGCGATCGATAACTTCAGCCTGAATGTCGAATTTACCCCAGTCGCGGCCAGCGTGGGCACCAGCGTTCGGAGCGAATTCGCCACCGACGTACGCGGCGACAGCTTCTTGATCGATCTGGATGTCGTCTTTCCAGGTACCGACAATGGAGAAGTCGGAACGAGCGAGAGCGGCAACACAGCCGTTGGGGCAAGCGTCGAATTTGAACTTAAACTTGTAGGGGAACTGCGGACGGTGCAGCATGTCCTGATATTCGTTGGTGAAATCAGTACACATTTTCTGCGCGTCGAAGCAGGCAAATTCACAGCGGGACATACCCAAGCAGCAAGCGGGTGTACGCAGGTTCGAACCGGAACCACCAAGGTCCTGGTTGTAGGTGTGGGTCAGTTCGTAGAAAATTTCTTCGAGCTGTTCGGTACGGGTACCCAACCACACGATGTCACCAGTGGAGCCGTGCATGTTGGTCAGACCGGAACCGCGGAAATCCCACAGGTCACAAAGCTGTTCCAGATATTCGGCGGTGTAGTACAGGCCGGAGGGCTGGTTCAGGCGCATGGTGTGGAAGTGAGCGACGCCGGGGAACATTTCGGGCTGGTCGCAGTAACGACCGATAACGCCGCCGCCGTAACCGAAAACACCGACGATGCCGCCGTGCTTCCAGTGCGTGGTGCCGTCCTTAAAGGAGAGTTCAAGAACGCCCAACAAGTCGTCGATGACGTCCTCGGGAATCTGCAGTTCAAGACCCTTCTCGTTTTTGTGCCGATTTTCGGCACCGATCTTCAGGTCGGCTACAAAGCTAGGCCACGGCCCGCTTTCCAGCTGATCCAAAAGTGGAGTGGGGTGTTTCGCCATTGGTTTCCTCCAGTAGGTTAAGTAGGTTACAGCCCATACACACCCGCCGCGCCAGTTTTTCGTATATATATAGCGTCTCTGGCGCTAGCACGGCATTCCGGGGGGAACCGGAGCACCGTAGAATACAAAGATTCCAAGGAATTGGAG from Desulfovibrio inopinatus DSM 10711 includes the following:
- the dsrA gene encoding dissimilatory-type sulfite reductase subunit alpha, producing MAKHPTPLLDQLESGPWPSFVADLKIGAENRHKNEKGLELQIPEDVIDDLLGVLELSFKDGTTHWKHGGIVGVFGYGGGVIGRYCDQPEMFPGVAHFHTMRLNQPSGLYYTAEYLEQLCDLWDFRGSGLTNMHGSTGDIVWLGTRTEQLEEIFYELTHTYNQDLGGSGSNLRTPACCLGMSRCEFACFDAQKMCTDFTNEYQDMLHRPQFPYKFKFKFDACPNGCVAALARSDFSIVGTWKDDIQIDQEAVAAYVGGEFAPNAGAHAGRDWGKFDIQAEVIDRCPTGCMSYEGGKLTIDNKECYRCMHCINVMPRALRPGKEKGASILVGAKAPILDGAQLSSLLVPFIPAEEPFDEIKEVVENIWDWWMEEGKNRERLGETMKRLGFQKMLDACGMEADARHVQEPRTNPYIFWKEDEVPGGWDRDVEEFRKHHQR